Proteins encoded in a region of the Paramagnetospirillum magneticum AMB-1 genome:
- the hybB gene encoding Ni/Fe-hydrogenase cytochrome b subunit: MVNHPIPSQVISRLKKGKASPTAIGGSLVTPFTIVLAVLIGISLFFMAQRFIYGLGAVTNINNGYPWGIWVVWDVVIATGFACGGYAMALVCYILNRGEYHHLVRPALTASLFGYSLGGASVLIDLGRYWNFWHILWPGYAQPGSVMFEVAACISCYILVLWIEFSPAFLEHFGFKNLKAKLNKVMFFFIGLGVLLPTMHQSSLGSLLVVFGYQIHPLWQTPLLPLLFLLTAVCMGFAIVIVEATWAAVGFKRDIHDELPMLSKIGKIIMGILVAYLVIRLGDLVVRGAIFKVFTSGVKSVMFLIEMAVFIYPIVVLSSPANRKRLSKLLAAAMSMLTGAILYRIDAFLVAYDTGPGWHYFPSVPEMMVTIGVIAIEVLAYIIFVRKFPILPGHSTPAAAE; this comes from the coding sequence ATGGTCAATCACCCCATCCCCAGCCAGGTGATCAGTCGCCTGAAAAAGGGTAAGGCCAGCCCCACCGCCATCGGCGGCTCGCTGGTCACCCCCTTCACCATCGTGCTGGCCGTGCTGATCGGCATCAGCCTGTTCTTCATGGCCCAGCGCTTCATCTACGGCCTGGGTGCCGTCACCAACATCAACAATGGCTACCCCTGGGGTATCTGGGTGGTGTGGGACGTGGTCATCGCCACGGGCTTCGCCTGTGGCGGCTATGCCATGGCCCTGGTGTGCTACATCCTGAACCGGGGCGAGTACCACCATCTGGTCCGCCCGGCGCTGACCGCCTCGCTGTTCGGCTATTCCCTGGGCGGCGCCTCGGTGCTGATCGACCTCGGCCGCTACTGGAACTTCTGGCACATCCTGTGGCCGGGCTATGCCCAGCCCGGTTCGGTGATGTTCGAAGTGGCCGCCTGCATCAGCTGCTACATCCTGGTGCTGTGGATCGAGTTCTCGCCGGCCTTCCTCGAGCATTTCGGCTTCAAGAACCTCAAGGCCAAGCTGAACAAGGTCATGTTCTTCTTCATCGGCCTGGGCGTGCTGCTGCCCACCATGCACCAATCCTCGCTGGGATCGCTGCTGGTGGTGTTCGGCTACCAGATCCACCCGCTGTGGCAGACTCCGCTGCTGCCGCTCCTGTTCCTGCTGACCGCGGTGTGCATGGGCTTTGCCATCGTCATCGTCGAGGCGACCTGGGCGGCGGTGGGCTTCAAGCGCGACATCCATGACGAGCTTCCCATGCTGTCCAAGATCGGCAAGATCATCATGGGCATCCTGGTGGCTTATCTGGTCATCCGCCTGGGCGACCTGGTGGTCAGAGGCGCCATCTTCAAGGTGTTCACCTCCGGCGTGAAGAGCGTGATGTTCCTCATCGAGATGGCGGTGTTCATCTATCCGATCGTGGTTCTGTCGTCTCCCGCCAACCGCAAGCGGCTGTCCAAGCTGCTGGCGGCGGCCATGAGCATGCTGACCGGCGCGATCTTGTACCGCATCGACGCCTTTCTGGTGGCCTACGATACCGGCCCCGGCTGGCATTACTTCCCCAGCGTGCCCGAGATGATGGTCACCATCGGCGTGATCGCCATCGAAGTGCTCGCCTATATCATTTTCGTCCGGAAATTCCCCATTCTTCCCGGCCACTCGACCCCTGCGGCCGCCGAGTAA
- the hybA gene encoding hydrogenase 2 operon protein HybA yields MTITRRNFLATAAAGGTAAAAACATLAPAGAEARESHKVPDNAVGLLYDATLCIGCKACMSACKEANDLPLEDTIGEKLWDTPLELSGKTYNVIKVYQSGTMENKDKAENGFAHIKRSCLHCADPSCVSACPVSAMQKRATDGVVTYNKDACIGCRYCVAACPFGVPQFQYDTPKPEIAKCQLCKHRMEQGKYAACAESCPTGATIFGSYAALSAEIDRRRAMKPGEPNLFPRRTPESGDMHEKAAPEYVDYVYGQKDAGGTQVRYLSGVAFDKLALPMGLPERAYAADSETLQHTLYGGMILPVVALAGLVTAAWRGSKDHHDDDEFDMFDHPEGGHK; encoded by the coding sequence ATGACCATCACCAGACGCAATTTCCTGGCGACGGCGGCGGCGGGCGGAACGGCGGCAGCGGCCGCCTGCGCCACCCTGGCCCCCGCCGGCGCCGAGGCGCGGGAAAGCCATAAGGTTCCCGACAACGCCGTCGGCCTGCTCTACGACGCGACGCTGTGCATCGGCTGCAAGGCCTGCATGTCGGCGTGCAAGGAGGCCAACGACCTGCCGCTGGAAGACACCATCGGCGAAAAGCTGTGGGACACGCCCCTCGAACTGTCGGGCAAGACCTACAACGTCATCAAGGTCTACCAGTCGGGCACCATGGAGAACAAGGACAAGGCCGAGAACGGCTTTGCCCATATCAAGCGCTCGTGCCTGCACTGCGCCGACCCGTCCTGCGTGTCCGCCTGCCCGGTTTCGGCCATGCAGAAGCGGGCCACCGACGGCGTCGTCACCTACAACAAGGACGCCTGCATCGGCTGCCGCTATTGCGTCGCCGCCTGCCCCTTCGGCGTGCCCCAGTTCCAGTACGACACGCCCAAGCCGGAAATCGCCAAGTGCCAACTGTGCAAGCACAGGATGGAACAGGGCAAGTATGCCGCCTGCGCGGAAAGCTGCCCCACCGGCGCCACCATTTTCGGCTCCTACGCCGCGCTGTCGGCCGAGATCGACCGCCGCCGCGCCATGAAGCCGGGTGAGCCCAACCTGTTCCCCCGCCGCACCCCCGAATCGGGCGACATGCACGAAAAGGCCGCGCCGGAATACGTGGACTATGTCTACGGCCAGAAGGACGCGGGCGGCACCCAGGTGCGCTACCTGTCCGGGGTGGCCTTCGACAAGCTGGCCCTGCCCATGGGCCTGCCGGAACGGGCCTATGCCGCCGATTCCGAGACCCTGCAGCACACCCTGTATGGCGGGATGATCCTGCCGGTGGTGGCGCTGGCCGGTCTGGTCACCGCCGCCTGGCGGGGCTCCAAGGACCACCACGACGACGATGAGTTCGACATGTTCGACCATCCGGAAGGGGGGCACAAGTAA
- a CDS encoding hydrogenase small subunit yields the protein MYDDTEISREIANRFNLERRDFLKFCAAMAATMGLPKGAEAEIAQAITAKERPSVIWLHFQECTGCTESMLRAEHPTIEKLILEIISLDYHETLFAAAGHQVEAAREAAMKKNWGKYVLVIEGAIPVKDGGIYCKVGGKTALQLTKECAEGAAAVIAIGSCASWGGMPSTPPNPTGSTGVPEILAPKPVVTIPGCPPNPYNFLSTVVHFLTFGSLPAVDDKGRPKFAYSRLIHENCERRAHFDAGRFALEFGDEGHRKGYCLYKLGCKGPETYANCPAILFNDVGSGSWPVGTGHPCIGCTEKGIGFHKPIHALAELQNQRPPVGYPRVVEEQGVGASIGAIATVAAVGGLAIGAGAKLVGNLGKSENGQDSGKQG from the coding sequence ATGTACGACGATACCGAAATTTCCCGCGAGATCGCGAACCGGTTCAATCTTGAACGCCGCGACTTCCTGAAGTTCTGCGCCGCCATGGCCGCGACCATGGGCCTGCCCAAAGGGGCGGAGGCCGAGATCGCCCAGGCCATCACCGCCAAGGAGCGCCCCAGCGTGATCTGGCTGCACTTCCAGGAGTGTACCGGCTGCACCGAATCCATGCTCCGCGCCGAGCATCCGACCATCGAGAAGCTGATCCTGGAGATCATCTCCCTCGATTATCACGAGACGCTGTTCGCCGCCGCCGGCCATCAGGTCGAGGCCGCCCGCGAAGCCGCCATGAAGAAGAACTGGGGCAAGTACGTCCTGGTCATCGAAGGCGCCATCCCGGTCAAGGACGGCGGCATCTACTGCAAGGTGGGCGGCAAGACCGCGCTGCAGCTGACCAAGGAATGCGCCGAGGGCGCGGCGGCCGTGATCGCCATCGGCTCCTGCGCCTCGTGGGGCGGCATGCCGTCCACGCCGCCGAACCCCACGGGCTCGACCGGCGTGCCGGAGATCCTGGCGCCCAAGCCGGTGGTGACCATCCCCGGCTGCCCGCCCAACCCCTATAACTTCCTGTCCACCGTGGTCCACTTCCTGACCTTCGGCAGCCTGCCGGCGGTGGACGACAAGGGCCGCCCGAAATTCGCCTATTCCCGTCTCATCCACGAGAATTGCGAGCGCCGCGCCCATTTCGACGCCGGCCGCTTCGCGCTGGAATTCGGCGACGAGGGCCATCGCAAGGGCTATTGCCTGTACAAGCTGGGCTGCAAGGGTCCCGAGACCTACGCCAATTGCCCGGCCATCCTGTTCAACGACGTGGGTTCGGGCTCGTGGCCGGTGGGCACCGGGCATCCCTGCATCGGCTGCACGGAAAAGGGCATCGGCTTCCACAAGCCCATCCACGCCCTGGCCGAGTTGCAGAACCAGCGTCCGCCCGTGGGCTATCCCCGCGTGGTCGAGGAGCAGGGCGTCGGAGCCTCCATCGGCGCCATCGCCACGGTGGCGGCGGTCGGTGGCCTGGCCATCGGTGCCGGCGCCAAGCTGGTGGGCAATCTGGGCAAGAGTGAAAACGGCCAGGATTCCGGGAAACAGGGGTAA
- a CDS encoding CaiB/BaiF CoA transferase family protein — MTGPLSHLRVLDLSRVLAGPWAGQLLADMGAEVIKVERPGEGDDTRGWGPPFLKDGQGGDTGEAAYFLSANRGKRSVTIDFTQAQGQELVRRLAARSDVVLENFKVGGLAKYGLDYASLKAVKPDLVYCSITGFGQDGPYAQRAGYDFLIQGMGGLMSLTGEPGGQPMKVGVALTDIFTGMYAGFAILAALAKRDRTGEGSQIDLALLDVQVAVLANQATNYLVGGATPKRLGNAHPNIVPYQAFATADGHIILAVGNDGQFRRFCHTAGRPELGADPRFATNVERVRNRAELVPLLEALLTSRPSARWIAELEEAGVPCGPINDLANVFADPQVIHRGLRTRLDHPLAGGIDLVANPIRFDGAQALSDRAPPLLGADTAEVLGGWLGMGADEMERLRENGVV, encoded by the coding sequence ATGACCGGACCCTTGTCGCATCTTCGCGTTCTCGATCTCAGCCGGGTTCTGGCCGGTCCCTGGGCGGGCCAGTTGCTGGCCGACATGGGGGCCGAGGTCATCAAGGTGGAGCGTCCGGGCGAGGGTGACGACACCCGCGGCTGGGGGCCGCCCTTCTTGAAGGACGGCCAGGGCGGCGACACCGGCGAGGCCGCCTATTTCCTGTCGGCCAACCGGGGCAAGCGCTCGGTGACCATCGACTTCACTCAAGCCCAGGGCCAGGAACTGGTGCGGCGTCTGGCCGCCAGATCCGACGTGGTGCTGGAGAATTTCAAGGTGGGCGGCCTGGCCAAATACGGCCTGGACTATGCCAGCCTGAAGGCGGTCAAGCCCGACCTGGTCTATTGCTCCATCACCGGCTTCGGCCAGGACGGACCCTATGCCCAGCGGGCCGGCTACGACTTCCTGATCCAGGGCATGGGCGGGCTGATGAGCCTGACCGGCGAGCCCGGCGGCCAGCCCATGAAGGTGGGCGTGGCGCTGACCGACATCTTCACCGGCATGTATGCCGGCTTCGCCATCCTCGCCGCCCTGGCCAAGCGCGACCGCACGGGCGAGGGCAGCCAGATCGACCTCGCCCTGCTGGATGTGCAGGTGGCGGTGCTGGCCAATCAGGCCACCAATTATCTGGTGGGCGGCGCCACGCCGAAGCGGCTGGGCAACGCCCATCCCAACATCGTGCCCTATCAGGCCTTCGCCACCGCCGACGGCCATATCATCCTGGCGGTGGGCAATGACGGCCAGTTCCGCCGCTTCTGCCACACCGCCGGGCGGCCCGAACTGGGCGCCGATCCCCGCTTCGCCACCAATGTGGAGCGGGTAAGGAACCGCGCCGAGCTGGTCCCCCTCCTCGAAGCCCTGCTGACGTCGCGCCCCTCCGCCCGATGGATCGCCGAACTGGAGGAGGCCGGGGTGCCCTGCGGCCCCATCAACGATCTGGCCAACGTGTTCGCCGATCCCCAGGTGATCCATCGCGGCCTCAGGACCCGCCTGGACCACCCCCTGGCCGGCGGCATCGATCTGGTGGCCAACCCCATCCGCTTCGACGGCGCCCAGGCCCTGTCCGACCGCGCCCCGCCCCTGCTGGGCGCCGACACCGCCGAGGTGCTGGGCGGATGGCTGGGGATGGGGGCGGACGAGATGGAACGGTTGAGGGAGAACGGGGTGGTGTGA
- a CDS encoding MFS transporter has translation MESKDTKGKILMVFKGSVGNLVEYYDWYVYSAFSLYFSKYFFPGDDPTVQLLNTSAIFALGFFMRPLGGWLLGTHADRKGRKAALLVSVSMMCAGSLIIAVMPGYNSIGVAAPIALILARLLQGLSLGGEYGSAATYLSEIATKDRRGFYSSFQYVTLIMGQLLALGVLMALQRVFLTTAELEAWGWRIPFVIGGLCAIVAIYLRSSMEETESFEHHKGDRVGESRIRALMRHPREVLTVIGLTMGGTVAFYTFTTYMQKYLVNTAGFSKSDATMISAAATFVYMLMHPLVGHISDKVGRRAVLIAFGVMSTLCTVPILTALGQTHDSVTAFFLVLSGLTIVSGYSAINAVVKAELFPVQIRALGVGLPFAIGVSLFGGTAEYIALWFKSMGNETWFYWYVTGCCLCGLLLFVGMKDTKKTSLIDQD, from the coding sequence ATGGAGAGCAAAGACACCAAGGGCAAGATCCTGATGGTGTTCAAGGGCTCGGTGGGCAATCTGGTGGAATACTACGACTGGTACGTCTACTCCGCCTTCTCGCTGTATTTCTCCAAGTACTTCTTTCCCGGCGACGACCCCACCGTGCAGCTGCTCAACACCTCGGCCATCTTCGCCCTGGGCTTCTTCATGCGTCCGCTGGGCGGCTGGCTGCTGGGCACCCATGCCGACCGCAAGGGGCGCAAGGCGGCCCTGCTGGTCTCGGTCAGCATGATGTGCGCCGGATCGCTGATCATCGCCGTGATGCCCGGCTACAACAGCATCGGCGTGGCGGCGCCCATCGCGCTGATCCTTGCCCGCCTGCTGCAAGGCCTCAGCCTGGGCGGCGAATACGGCTCGGCCGCCACCTATCTGTCGGAAATCGCCACCAAGGACCGGCGCGGCTTTTATTCCAGCTTCCAGTACGTGACCCTGATCATGGGACAATTGCTGGCGCTGGGCGTGCTGATGGCGCTGCAGCGGGTGTTTCTCACCACCGCCGAGCTGGAAGCCTGGGGCTGGCGCATTCCCTTCGTCATCGGCGGGCTGTGCGCCATCGTCGCCATCTACCTGCGGAGCTCCATGGAAGAGACCGAGTCCTTCGAGCACCACAAGGGCGACCGGGTGGGTGAAAGCCGCATCCGCGCCCTGATGCGCCACCCGCGCGAGGTGCTGACGGTGATCGGCCTGACCATGGGCGGCACGGTGGCCTTCTACACCTTCACCACCTACATGCAGAAATATCTGGTCAACACCGCCGGTTTCTCCAAAAGCGACGCCACCATGATTTCGGCGGCGGCCACCTTCGTCTACATGCTGATGCATCCCCTGGTCGGCCACATTTCCGACAAGGTGGGCCGGCGCGCCGTGCTAATCGCCTTCGGCGTGATGAGCACGCTGTGCACCGTGCCGATCCTCACCGCCCTGGGCCAGACCCATGATTCCGTCACCGCCTTCTTCCTGGTGCTGTCGGGACTGACCATCGTCTCGGGCTATTCCGCCATCAACGCCGTGGTCAAGGCCGAGCTGTTCCCGGTGCAGATCCGCGCCCTGGGCGTCGGCCTGCCCTTCGCCATCGGTGTGTCGCTGTTCGGCGGCACCGCCGAGTACATCGCCCTGTGGTTCAAGAGCATGGGCAACGAGACCTGGTTCTACTGGTACGTGACCGGCTGCTGCCTGTGCGGATTGCTGCTGTTCGTCGGCATGAAGGACACCAAGAAGACCTCGCTGATCGACCAGGACTGA